TCCCCGAGAAAGCTGTGTAAATGGAATCCGCAGCTGTTGCTctgaatctccagcaggctcagCCAGCCTCCCTGGGTTCAGTGAGTCGAGTTCCTGCAGGGCTGGAGGCCGCGAGAATTCTGCCCTCGCCTCCACGGCACCAGGCTGGACAGCTAGTGGGCAGGCCCCCATCCTGGGCTGGCAGGAGGGAAGTCCCTTTGTAATTTTGCGTTCTGCATATTTCCACTCCGGGGTGAGGCTCCGTCTTtgggaggcagggctggctgTGTGGATCCCAGAGAAACAAACACCGTTCCAGgattggtgggaaggcaaaattCCAGTTGCCTAAAACATGTGCCGTTTTATAGTGGTGGATTTAAAATTACTAGGTGCATTTGTCTCAGGGCAGTTACGTCCCTTTGCTGTGTGCACTTAATTCTAGCGTGTTTTCTGGATATTCGAAAAATGATCTTAGAAGTCCTTACAGACACTGCTGATTTTAGTGAGCCGGCAATGGGCATATTGTGATGACTATCGTAGTAGCTCCGCAGTCTGGGTTGATAGATTTAACTAAAATGTGTCTAAAAGACCTAAGACTTATAACAcccgtgggggtggggaggtacaTTTCAATGGCAGTGAAAAGTTAAGATTATCTTTCGCTTAAATGCGGAGGTTTTGGGTTTCTGCTGAAGTCAGCAGGCATTAGAAAGAAAACCTGCGAGCTTTAAGACATTATTCAGTTCttggaaaagaaatgcaaatatgtttatttacatacccTTAGCATCTCCTTTGTCCCCAGTACTtccctgaaaaggaaggaaaaaaccctAAGGTTAAAGGAAATTGAAACCAAATTCTACCAATTAAGAACCGACTGTCTCAGGCCCTGGGCTAATCGGTGTTCCTCCAGACGCCAGACCCCTTGGAAGCTCAGCCCCCCTCCACCTCCGGGGAGTCTTCCCAGGCGAGAAAGTGGAGtcccagggaggagagggtgtTCGCCCAGCCCCTGGGGAGTGCACTTGCCCTGGGCTCGTCCTGCAGAGAGTCTGTCCTTCAGCCAGCCTTGGGAGAGTTCTCCGGGAGACCTTTGTGCCTGTCACCTAGAGCCAGAGGTCTCCGCCAGCTTCCCTATGGGCTCCCAACTTGCATGAGGGGCGGGGCCACGGCAGGGCGCTCAGCACCCCCAGGCATGGTAGATTCTGGACCAGACAGTGAGCCAAACCCctcccaggagggaggcaggctgcTGGTTAAACAGAGCGACCGTGTGGCCCACAAGGGGGCCTTCCCCCAAAGCCACCCCCACTGTTCATCCTGGGAAAGGAACCCAGAAAGCCTGCTGGCTCCTGGCTCCGTAGCAGCCCCGCGTGTGGTCCCTGCACGTGAGTCCCCAGTGACGCTGCGGACATTCCAACAGCAGTGTCAGGGCCTCAGTTCTCTTCATTTTAGCGCGTTGGTCAGAGAGGTGTCTGGGGACAGGGTCTCTGCACCTCCCCGGGGCATTCCAGCCCATACATGGACAGTGAGAGCTGCGACAGTGGGCCCCGTCACACACCAACCAACGCACCCAGAGCCAGTGGACCTGCAGCCAGGCTCAGAGGGGAGGGCTTTTCCCCTGGGCCAGTCTGCTCCGTGGCACAGGACAGCAGGGAAAGCGGAGTCCCTGTGGGGCTTGTGGACCCCCAGATGGCTGCCCCCACCCGACACTTCTGACTCAGCAGGGCCAGTGGGTGGGGCAGAGAAGGTGCTGGTTCCCAGGAGGCTGCGCTTGGGGTGGCCTGGGGGGTCTGGATCTGTTCCTGCTTGGGCATGCCCCCTGCTGGCGGAGGGTGACAGTGTGGTGACAGAGCGGCTCAGCGGTGAGAAGCTGCCCCACCGCTCTGAAAGCGCACGTCAGATTTCGTTCTAGAAAGTGGGGTTCCTCTGCTAGTGCCGTGGAACAGTACCTTATCCAGGTGTTTTAAGGTTATTTGGAACTGCTGGATGACATTTCCACGTAGCTGGGAGTCGGTCGCCACAGGAAGATTTTGAAAAGACCGGTGGTAGCTGCGGATGGCCGTCACACCCTGTGCCCCTTACACTTTTCAAGGAAACAGCAGTGAGTCGGAGGAAGACCACAGCGCCGGGAGCATGCAGGGCCAGGCCTTCCCCAGCACGCACCGGGGGCCTGACGCCAAGCTCCAGCCCCTGCACACCAAGATGGAGGTCATCAAGAAAGGGCACGCCAAGGACAGCCAGCGCTACAAGGTGGACTACGAGTCCCAGAGCACGGACACCCAGAACTTCTCCTCCGAGTCCAAGCGGGAGACAGAATACGTGAGCCTTCCCCTCCCGGTGGGCGGCGGGCTGAGTGTGAAGGGGCCCTTCCCACTGTGGGATCTCACGGGGTCTCCCATCCCCAGTCCTGGGCCTCGCTGTGGGGACCTCACGGGACCCAGGGAGCCATGGTTGGTGTTGTCATGGGGTGGCGTGGCAGGTCCCTCCACGGCTGCGTGGGATTCTCTGAGGCCGTGCACGCTCCGGAGTAACCAGTCGCTGCCCCCACAGGGGCCGTGTCGCCGGGAGGTGGAGGACACCCTGAACCGACTCAAGTTCTTGGACATGCTTAGCCCCAGGGGGATCCACATCCCCAACTGTGACAGGAAGGGCTTCTACAAGAAGAAGCAGGTGAGTGGCGTCCTCACGagcttccctcccctgctcccgcCGTCTACGCCTCTCCCCTGACCCTGACCCGCAGAGCTGCCCTGGGGGCCCTGGGTTGACTATGAAGGGACACAGGGTGATGTCGTGAATAACTGTCCCAGGGACATGAGGTCGTGGGCCAGAAAGCCTCCCTGACATCCCCTGTTGGTTCCCCTCTCTTCCTGGGCGTCCTGGCAcgatggggggggaggggggcgttaTTTTAGGCCAGGCTACGCGCATCTCTGTAGATGAGCTCCTCGGCACCGGCTCTGCACTGGGACACTTCCCGCCACGGGAGCTGCAGAGTGAGCGAGGCCACGGCCGAGTGCCTGTGGTCCTGGTTCAGTCCCCGGGCCCGTCCTCCCTGGCCACGGGCCTCCTGGTCTCGGTCACACCTGTTCGCCACTTGTATATTCCCATCAGTCACTTGCTCAGCAAAGGCGCGCTGAGAGCCCATCTGTGCGGCTTGGCAGGCGCTCTGAGGCAGGTGCACCCGGCGGGTGGGATGTTCTCACCCCCTCAGGCCTCAGGTGTGTCTGCAGGGTGATGGGGGCCAGTACCTGAGACCCAAGGGGCACAGAACCTCCCTGGCCCCGCTTCCCCGGAGAACCCCCTCCCCTACACACAGGGCACAAGTGGCCTCCACGGTAGCCTCCCCGGGGCCCCTTGGCCCTGGGCGCCTGGCCCGCTGTCAGGGTTCGCTCTGTGCTCTCCCGCAGTGCCGCCCCTCCAAGGGCAGGAAACGGGGCTTCTGCTGGTGCGTGGACAAGTACGGGCAGCCGCTTCCCGGCTTCGACGCCAGGGGGAAAGGCGACATTCACTGCTACAGCATGGACAGCAAGTAGACGCTGCTCGCCACGTAAGCCGGGGGGCCTGGGCTCGGGGGCCACAGGGGCGTGTCTCGGGAAGCGGGGACAGACCCCACAGGAGGGTGCAGGGGTCCCCGACCCACCTGCAGCCCCCCGGGGAAACAGGGCCTGCAGTCAGGTTGTCTCGGAGGCACCTGGAGTCCCTCAGAAGATCTTGGACTTGGCCCTGTGCACGTTCGCACACACGCATGCCAAGAAATCCAACAGCCAGCCTTCCCCACGCGGCTGCTGGCGGCTTGTCTTAACGGGCAGACGGTTTCCACCCACGAGGACTTGTGAAAGGGACGTGCTTCTCACTCACAAGTGTGGCTGGTTTTTCTCTGTTAAATGTTACGGATATTTTGATAGTCTGTGATTGATATCATTGtaataaagtttattttcacCCAAcacaaaaatgagattttaaatgagatttagGACTTTGAAGAATGCTGTTGTGTTTGATACTGCTTTCTTTTAATAAGCAAGAGAGCCACTGGGGAAAACAATAACTGGGTTTCGTCTTCTCAAGACAAATCGAAGTAAACAGaaggaattttcatttatttttttaagatttcatctatttatctgacagagcgagcacgagcagggggaagggcagagggggaagcaggcttcctcctgagcagggagcctgatgcgggactcgatcccaggaccctgagatcatgatctgagcccaaggcagacgtttcaccaactgagcccctgaGCCTTTTAGTTACAAGTCTTGTTTCCCCACAAgttggaaagaaagaattcaaggtTCAGGGTGAGACTTGGGGACGGTGGCCTCTGCCTGTGTCTCCCCTCGGGCAGGTGCTCTTGGGTAACTGTAGGGCAAGCCCCTGACCCGCCCGCAGCCGGGATCTCATTCATGCCTAGTGTCTCAGGGCTGGAGTTGAGCCTTTCGACGTGGGGGAgttatttcaatatatttctctttctgtgtgttttaGTTATCGTGGAGCTCAGAAACGCCTTATTTTGCACAAAAGACTGCCAAGGACATGATCAGCATCTGGCTACAGCCTccgtttatatttctttttgtggtgaattgatttttcttttaaccgAAGTTTAAAAAGAGTTGTTCGTAGCGCCTAGGATTCTTCTAGACGGTGAACCGCAGTGTCTTCCACTTCGCAGGAATCCGTGAGACGCGGCTTggtttttcttcttgcttcctcCAAGCATACACGTAAACTCCAGCGCCGCGCGGCCGGACCTCCCGCGGCCCGAGCACCCCCGCGGGTGCGCCCACGCAGCCCCCCCTCCACTTCCAGACCCAGTGAGGGTTGCTTCTGTGCAGTGCACGCCTCGTCCCCACTCGGTCAATGAGCACAGGCCTCGGCGAGAATGGGGAGCCCCGCACCCTGGTGTCTGGACGACCCGGCCCCCCTACCAGGGTCTTACATCTGAGAGGCAAGGGCCCGCCTCCACTGATCCTGCAccctggggaggagcagagagaatggGTGGATTCttaacatgtaaaaaataaaagaccaagaATGTTCTCGGGAAGTCTAGGAACCCGTGAAGACAGGTGTTTCTGACCCCCTGTGTCAGGCAGCTTTTTGGAGACGCAGGTCAAAGACCGGGGCCTGCCCTCTGCCATGGGCTccaggggcagggggcggggggacagcAAGGCTCCGCCCTTTTCAAAGGCCGTGGAATTACAGCAGGATTTTTTCGATGACCGCAGACAATAGCATTTTTCCATTGAGCAGTTCAAGAACGAGTTTATTTTTGAGAACAAGCTCTTTTAAGgcaaagatgtttatttttctgcctcGCCCTTGTCCTCCTTGGCACGaggtaaaaagaggaaaaattgttATCACCCAGCAAAGAGGGATGGCTTGTCGGGGacactgggggcacctggagAATCCCATGTCCACTGCCCTTGGACCCCCCCACACTTCTTTTTCTAAGTCACACATATATGCAGAGAAAGTACGTTCTTCCTGAGCTGTTAACCCTTGTAGATAATCATAGACGAGATGTTAGCCACACTACAGAAGAGAAACACTGCGCTCAGGCCGGGCTCGGCTGCTTTCCCAGAGGCCGGGCCTCAGTCGGGCAGGCGAGCAGGAGACCCCGGGGTGGCCGTGCACGGCACACAGCCCTCCCTGAGAACACAAAGGGGTCTCGAGACTTTCTGCCTACCTGTgagctttcctttatttttttaattaagttttttggggggaaaaaaggtatttttgaaaagtttgtcTTGCGATGTatttataaatagtaaataaaagtttttaccATAAGGAAACTCCCGTCCCCGCGTTCGTGACTGGCTCCGGGTTTTGCATCACTAGGGAAATAATTCAAGAGAGTAAGATGTTCTGAGCAGCCTGCTGGGAACCTGCAGTCCTAGGAGGCTGACTGTGGGCTCATTCCCACCGCCAGAGTGCGCAGCAGAAGCGCAGATGCCCCTCTTTGACCGTCTGGCCTTTGCTGCATTTTAGGGGGTGTCCCCTGGGGACCTATCTTGTCACCACTCAGCGTTCAGGGCCGTGAAGGGCAGGCATGGAACACGCTGGACCACCTCTCCTGTGGCCCTTTCGCCCCTCCGCTTGGAGGGCAGCCgatgaggcaggaggagagggagacctGGAGGATGCTGGGTGGGCTCCCGTCTTGGCAGCCCTGGCATAATTGTGCGGCATGGATGACAAACCTGTCACAGGATGGCCCGTTCAGAGCCGTAACTGACCCTCGAAAGAAGCATCTGAGATGGGTCTGTCCTGCAGAGCCCTGCCCGCTGGCCTCGAGGTCCCAAGGTCATAGAACAAAGGAGGAGGAGTGTGGGACAAGCCATGGtccagggggaggggctgtgccTGCCAAGTGCTgacccagaggagggagggagccggCGAGCAGAGCAGGGCCATGGGGGCAGCAGGTGCTGGGGGGCCGTGGGGTGCTTGGGGTGCATGAGTCTGGCAGGCATCTGGGCATCCGGGACTGGAGTGCAGCAGGTCCTTTAAAGCCCCTGCAGGTGAGAGCCGCGTGTGATTCTGACCTTGCGAGCGTGGCATCCTGTGCGCTCCCTAACCCCCACTGGCCTTGgacccctttccttctccctgccctcctgtcaCAACTGATAAATGACTGATAAACACGTGAAGTTGCACATTCCCGGCTCTTCTCCCCACTAGCCCCTGGGATCCCCTCCATCCCCCATACCACATGTCCCCAACCGCCAtcccccaaatacacacacagaaatgagCGTGCCAGGGTGTGTGTGTCACCGGGCCCGAGGAACACAGCTGCTCTGGCGGCTCTCCGGGGTTTCCCGGGTCTGACTAGCCAGCCACACGCAGAAGCATGACAGTCACCAGTGTTGAGGAGGACATCACGGAAGAGGCTTCTCCGCCATGGTAAGCTGTCCAGAGAGTCTCGCTCATATGGCCGGACTCCTGGGACCCAGCTCTCCTCCCAGACACGCGCCTGAACGCAGCGCTGGAGGCCCGCACGTGGCACCAGGACATTGTCAACTGAACCACGTTCCTTAGAAAGGAGTGTGATGTCACCCACCCTGTCGTTGATGTCGGCGATATGGAAAAATGCTCCATGTGGGTGAACATGAGAGCAGACGCCGTTGTACTGTGTACACACCCAcgtgcccacacacacactcacacgggCGCGCACGCACACaggtgcacgcacacatgcatgtacagacgtgcatacatgcacacaggtgtgcacacatatgcacacctcatgcactcacgcacacacaggcacgcatGTACACcggcgtgcacacacacacaggcacactcacgcactcacacgcatgcacatgcacactcgcccacgcacacacacttgcacTCACAGGCACACACGCAGAGGCAGTCACGCACACGTGTACacagacgtgcacacacatgcacacaactaGAAGGAAACACGGCACAGCGTCCGCCCTGGTTGTGCGAATGTAGAcgatgtctttattttattccatttcattccAGCGGCAGCCATTCCTGCAGCGACAAGAGTGTGTTCCTTTTTCTACAGGAAAGCCTGCTGTTCATCTAGCCGGCCCACCGCCCGTCGCTCTGGAGCCTGAACAAGGAGCCTGCGCTGCTGGGGGTCGCAGGCTTCCACTGCTAACCGCCCCCCCACAGTCTAGCACTGTCCCCAACCTGGGAAGTGGCCTGCACCCCCCTCCAGGCCCCCAGTTCAACCAGGGTTGCCTTTCCACCCTGTCTGTTCTGGGACAGGCCCACAGGCAGTTCACAAAACGTGCAAAACCACTGCTCCTgtggaggaaggaggcagcaggCTCGGGAGGGGGacacagggctggggaggagcgAGCACTGCACACAAACCACCCCTGGGTGTGGAACGCCTGCCCCAGGTGCCTTCCTCTCATTCCCTTTCCTTGTCTGCTTTTACTGTGGGAGCTGGTCAAGGAAGGCCTCGTGGGAGTGGCTTTCCAGTGGGACCCAAGGACGCCAGGGAGCAGCCACCCGACGCTGGGGCCACGGCAAGCCAGACGCACCTGACATCCGTGGGTGGAGGTGGCAGGTGCAGGCAGGCGCCAGGTGAGGGACCCCAGAAGCCCTGGCATCAGCACTGAGTGGATGGGGAGGTAACTGGGCTGCCCCAGATCCCTGCTGCCCCTGGGAGTCTCGGACGGTGCACTCAGGGCATATTTGGAACACAGGGCCCCGTATTTGCGGATTGGATTGTGGGGACTGAAGAAGACATAGAATAAGCGATCCAAGGTGGCATTCCAGCTGAAGAAGCAAACGGGAGGACACCAGGATCTCCATGCGGTTAACACGGAGACACCTGCAGGCATGTCCCTCCAGGCAGCCATGGAGGGGTCCTAAGGACAATGTCAAGGTCATTGGAAACAGTGAGGAGCCCCTGGGGAGCTGGCAGCCTGAGGCTATTTTAAAGGGGGGTGCCCCAAGTCACGTTATGGGGCAGGAGTCGGCCAGACCAGTGACGTTGCAGCGTCCACCTCCAGGAAAGGGGCTGCTGTCCCTTTGCCCCCACCAGTGCCCCTCCATGGCTTGGGAACCATCAGCACCTGCCCCACGGCCGCACAGACACCTGGTACAGGTGTCCTAAAGGAGTGAAGTCAGTCAGGGCAGTGATGGGCCTCAAGCTCGGGGTGTCCCTTCTGGACGTTTTCCCTCGGCCCCATCCTCACGGCACCTGTGCCATAAGCTTCTGGTGGGGACACAGACCCACACTGCAGGGGTCGCTGGTGCCCTGGGCAACGTGTGTTCACAAGCTGCAAGACCTCTGAGCAGCACAATTGTATCAAAAGACACACAAAGAAGCAGATCATTTCCATTGGAAACAAAATCCTAACTGTCCCTCCCGCATAGGTTTGAAGAGCGGAGAGAAGGTATCATATTACAAAGTAAGAACAAGAAACATAAAGAGGAACCAAAATTAACATAAGATTCCATAGAAGTTATAATTTTGAAGAACAAATCGGAAGCCTGAAGATTCTTGTAATTGTGACAGCATTTAAAGGACTGGTTTAAAATATTCCCTCAAAGAAAATGCCACGCCCAAATGGTCTCACGAGTCCTACTAAATGTGCGAGGAACAGAGCGTCCCAAACAACAAGAACTTTTTAAGAAGCTATAAAAACCCCGATTCATCCTACAAAAGGAGTATAACCCCAAAgccaaaaccacacaaagacaaaagacaaagtACCCACCTATTGTGCTCATCGATATAAAAATCCCAAGGAAATTGTTACTAAATCAAAATCCCATGGTTCATATAAAAGGTATTATGCCATTTCCAACTTGGGTTCATTCCAGgcatacaaaataatttaaaattagaaactctACAAACAGAGCAAATGTAGCTAATCACATGAGTAtactaaagataaaaagagaTACTTTAATTAATGCAGACATCAAGAAcagttgacaaaattcaacactatAAAAACTGTTAAGGGGTGTCCAGGTGGCTCTGTagcttaagtgtctgactctcgatttcagctcaggtcatgatctcagggtcatgggttcgaggcccacgttgggctcggtgctcagtggggagtctgcttctccctctccctctgccactccccctgctcatgctctctctctaatgaataaataaaatcttaaaaaaaatactttaaaaagtaagtgTAAATGAGATACAACTATATCCAAGGTGAAGAAAGGAGCCACGCATTCCTCTAAGTAATTGTCAGAATTGTGGTTTTCAAGTTGGTGGGTGAAACCATGGATCCTTACtgcattattaaaaatagaacaaataataagAGAGCCAAATGCAGACCCATAACAGGAGTGTGTTGTCAACCAGGGATTCTGATGAATCGTCGCAGTTGGTTAGAATGGGCTCaagacaggagggagagaggctggagcGGGCAAGCATGGGCGACTTGGGGAGTCGCTAGCTCTCCACGACTCCACCTGCTCTTCCGGTTCCTCGAATCCAGCATAACCTCTGCCCCCAGAAAATCGtttaacagctttgttgagatagATTTCCCATACCATGCAATGCCCCCATTTAAAGGGTGCAgttctgtggggcacctgggtggctcagtagttaagcgtctgcctttggctcagagcgtgatcccagctatgggatcgagccccgcatcaggctcctcctctgggagcctgcttctccctctcccacttcccctgcttgagttccctctctcactggctgtctctctgtcaaataaataaataaaatctttaaaaaaaaaaaaaaggtgcaattCCGTGGCTTTGAGTGTATTCACCAACATGTGGCATCATCCTCACTCACtttcagaatatttccatcactgaGTAAGAACGCTCATacccacggggcgcctgggtggcacagcagttaagcatctgactttggctcagggcgtgatcccggcgttctgggatcgagccccacatcaggctcctccgctatgagcctgcttcttccgctcccactccccctgcttgtgttccctctctcactggctgtctctctctctgtcgaataaataaataaaatcttaaaaaaaaaaaaaaaaagaacgctcATACCCATTAGCTGTTGTCCACCAGCCCCTCATCCGAGCCCTAAGCAATCAGTCATCCCTTTCCATCTCTGTGGCTTTCCCGATTTTGGACGTTCACAGAATCCCGTAATGGGACGTCATTTGTGACAGGTCGTGCTCACCGAGCGTactgttttcaaggtccatccgggttgtagcatgtatcactcttttttatggccaagtcaTATTTTCATGGTATGGATACACGAtattgtatttatccattcatccactgatgagCATTTGGACTAGTTCTACCTTTtagccattataaataatgcatctagaacatctgtgtacaagtttttgcatGGACGTATGTTTCATGTATCTTGGATATATCCCTAGAAGTGGGATAACTGGGTCCTATGGTAAATTGATGTGGAATCATTTGAAGGATggccagactattttccaaagtagtggcaccattttacattcccaccagcagagtaTGAGGACAGAGTATGAGGGGATTTCTGCACATCCCCACCAGCACTCGTGACCTGATGTTTTGATTACAGCCGTTGTAATGGGTGCAAATTGGtgtctcattgcagttttgatttgcatttccccgatgactAATGacagtgagcatcttttcatgtgcttagtgactgcatgtcttctttggagaaatgtctgttcatacaatttgcccattttttaattgggttgtttgtctttatACGACTGAATTGCAAGAGTTCCTTCCATATTCTAGGTACCAGTATTGTCAGatttgtaatttgcaaatattttcttccattctgcagGTGGTCCTTTTGCTTTCTTGATGGTGGCCTTTGAAGCACATGAGTTTTTAATCTTGATAAaatttgattatctttttttagttttgtcacttgtgtttttggtgtcatatctaagaatcttTTGCCAAATCcgaagtcatgaagatttacccctatgttttcttctaagaattttatatttttagctatTACATTTACCTCTTTATGAATTTTGAATTAATCTTTTATATAGTGTGAAGttggggtccaatttcattctttcacatgtggctatccagtttccccagccccatttgttgaaaaaaaactattttatcctcATTAAATGGTCTTCCAACCCTCATTGAAAATCAGCTGATCAGCAG
The sequence above is a segment of the Ursus arctos isolate Adak ecotype North America unplaced genomic scaffold, UrsArc2.0 scaffold_3, whole genome shotgun sequence genome. Coding sequences within it:
- the IGFBP3 gene encoding insulin-like growth factor-binding protein 3; this translates as MQRARPALWAAALTALALLRGPPAARAGAGSAGAGPVVRCEPCDARALAQCAPPPAASACSELVREPGCGCCLTCALREGQPCGVYTERCGAGLRCQPPPGEPRPLQALLDGRGLCANASATGRLRAYLLPAPSAPGNSSESEEDHSAGSMQGQAFPSTHRGPDAKLQPLHTKMEVIKKGHAKDSQRYKVDYESQSTDTQNFSSESKRETEYGPCRREVEDTLNRLKFLDMLSPRGIHIPNCDRKGFYKKKQCRPSKGRKRGFCWCVDKYGQPLPGFDARGKGDIHCYSMDSK